GGATATGTTTCCGGCGGGCAGAGAGTATGTTCGCGCTGCAGCGGCACCGGGCAGGTAACGCATACGCAGGGCGCTTTCGCGATTTCACGGCCCTGTCCGTCATGTCTGGGGCGAGGCGTTGAACCGGGGCAGATGTGCCAGCGGTGCCGGGGAACGGGAGCGGTCAAAAAACGCAAAAAACTATCGGTTAAGATTCCTCCGGGGATTGAACATGACGGAACGGTCAGGCTCAAAGGCCTCGGTTATCCGGGAAAAAACAATGGCCCTCAGGGCGATTTAATTATAAAGGTCAATATTATGGACGATCAAAAATTCAAACGGGAAGACAGCGATATTCATACATCGGTGGACATCAGTTTTCCTCAGGCGGCGCTGGGCGCCAAAGTGGCGGTGCAGACGCTGTCTAAAAAAGTGATGCTCAACGTTCCGGCCGGAACTCAGCCGGGTTCACTTCTTCGGCTCCGGGGCGCGGGACTCAGCGTCGGCGATAAATCCGGCGACCTGTTCGTGACAGTCAACGTCAAAGTCCCCACCACCCTCACCGATAGACAAAAAGAGTTGTTGCAGGAGTTTGAAGAATTGACGGGAGTGGGGGTGTAGATAACAATTGC
This window of the Candidatus Zixiibacteriota bacterium genome carries:
- the dnaJ gene encoding molecular chaperone DnaJ, whose product is MARDYYKTLGVDENAKTDEIKHKYRTLAKKYHPDHNKGDKQAEEKFKEISEAYDVLKDDKKRQQYDTMRKFGGFDPRQGAGGFPGGGGGRFYTNGDFRQAFGGNFDMNDLSGLGGLGDIFSSLFGDNIRTRTRQRGYGTPPPNAPRKGRDIRITMKISVEQSATGVAKKIKMHLPESCSSCSATGYVSGGQRVCSRCSGTGQVTHTQGAFAISRPCPSCLGRGVEPGQMCQRCRGTGAVKKRKKLSVKIPPGIEHDGTVRLKGLGYPGKNNGPQGDLIIKVNIMDDQKFKREDSDIHTSVDISFPQAALGAKVAVQTLSKKVMLNVPAGTQPGSLLRLRGAGLSVGDKSGDLFVTVNVKVPTTLTDRQKELLQEFEELTGVGV